One Ahaetulla prasina isolate Xishuangbanna chromosome 1, ASM2864084v1, whole genome shotgun sequence DNA window includes the following coding sequences:
- the LRRC4C gene encoding leucine-rich repeat-containing protein 4C — translation MLNKMSLHPQQIMIGPRFNRALFDPLLVVLLALQLLVVAGLVRAQTCPSVCSCSNQFSKVICVRKNLREVPDAISTNTRLLNLHENQIQIIKVNSFKHLRHLEVLQLSRNHIRTIEIGAFNGLANLNTLELFDNRLSTIPNGAFVYLSKLKELWLRNNPIESIPSYAFNRIPSLRRLDLGELKRLSYISEGAFEGLSNLRYLNLAMCNLREIPNLTPLVKLDELDLSGNHLTVIKPGSFQGLMHLQKLWLIQSQIQVIERNAFDNLQSLVEINLAHNNLTLLPHDLFTPLRLERIHLHHNPWNCNCDILWLSWWIKDKAPSNTACCARCNTPPSLKGRYIGELDLNYFTCYAPVIVEPPTDLNVTEGMAAELKCRASTSLTSISWITPNGSVITHGAYRVRISVLSDGTLNFTRVTAQDTGLYTCLVSNSVGNTTASATLNVTAQECITYFSTITVETVEPSQDEARTTEQVWPTPVIDWDTTNATTSLTPQSTRSMEKAFTIPVTDLSNGIPGIDEVMKTTKIIIGCFVAITLMAAVMLVIFYKMRKQHHRQNHHAPTRTVEIINVDDELTGDTPIESHLPMPAIEHEHLNHYNSYKSPFNHTTTVNTINSIHSSVHEPLLIRMNSKDNVQETQI, via the coding sequence ATGTTGAACAAGATGAGCTTACATCCACAGCAGATAATGATAGGTCCTAGGTTTAACAGGGCCCTATTTGACCCCTTGCTTGTGGTGCTACTGGCTCTTCAACTTCTTGTGGTTGCTGGTTTGGTCAGAGCTCAGACTTGCCCTTCTGTCTGTTCCTGTAGCAATCAGTTTAGCAAAGTAATTTGTGTGAGAAAGAATCTGAGAGAGGTCCCTGATGCTATATCTACTAACACTCGGTTATTGAATCTCCATGAGAACCAAATTCAAATAATCAAAGTAAATAGCTTCAAACACCTGAGGCATCTAGAAGTCTTGCAACTGAGCAGGAATCACATTAGAACAATTGAAATTGGGGCCTTCAATGGTCTGGCTAATCTCAATACTCTGGAACTCTTTGACAATCGTCTTAGCACCATTCCTAATGGGGCATTTGTGTACTTGTCAAAATTGAAGGAACTTTGGTTGCGAAACAACCCCATTGAAAGTATTCCTTCTTATGCTTTTAATAGAATCCCTTCCCTGAGGAGGTTAGATCTGGGGGAATTAAAACGGCTTTCATATATCTCTGAAGGTGCCTTTGAAGGTCTATCCAATTTGAGGTATTTGAACCTTGCTATGTGCAACCTTCGGGAAATTCCTAACCTCACACCACTTGTAAAACTGGATGAGCTAGATCTTTCTGGGAACCACTTAACTGTTATCAAGCCAGGGTCTTTTCAAGGATTAATGCACTTGCAGAAATTGTGGCTGATCCAATCCCAGATTCAGGTGATTGAAAGGAATGCCTTTGATAACCTTCAGTCACTAGTAGAGATCAATCTGGCCCACAATAATCTAACACTACTGCCTCATGACCTCTTCACACCTCTCCGTCTGGAAAGAATCCACCTGCATCATAACCCTTGGAACTGCAACTGCGACATCCTATGGCTCAGCTGGTGGATTAAAGACAAAGCACCCTCCAACACTGCATGCTGTGCCCGTTGCAACACACCTCCCAGCTTGAAAGGAAGATACATTGGTGAGTTGGACCTAAACTACTTCACATGCTATGCTCCTGTGATTGTGGAGCCACCAACAGACCTCAATGTCACTGAAGGCATGGCTGCTGAGCTTAAATGCCGAGCATCAACATCCTTGACCTCTATATCTTGGATTACTCCAAATGGATCTGTTATAACACATGGGGCTTATAGGGTTCGGATTTCTGTGCTCAGTGATGGCACGTTAAACTTTACAAGGGTAACCGCGCAAGACACAGGCTTGTATACATGCTTGGTGAGTAACTCTGTGGGGAATACAACAGCTTCTGCAACTCTTAATGTAACCGCACAGGAGTGTATTACTTATTTTTCAACCATCACAGTAGAAACTGTGGAACCTTCTCAGGATGAGGCACGGACCACAGAACAGGTTTGGCCCACACCAGTTATTGATTGGGACACCACTAATGCAACAACCTCTCTCACACCACAGAGCACAAGGTCAATGGAAAAAGCATTCACAATTCCTGTGACAGATTTAAGCAACGGGATCCCAGGAATAGATGAGGTTATGAAGACTACCAAAATCATAATTGGTTGTTTTGTGGCAATCACTCTTATGGCTGCTGTGATGTTGGTCATTTTTTACAAAATGAGAAAACAACATCACCGGCAAAATCATCATGCTCCAACACGGACTGTAGAAATCATTAATGTGGATGATGAACTTACAGGTGATACACCTATAGAAAGTCATTTGCCCATGCCAGCAATAGAGCATGAGCACTTAAACCACTATAACTCTTATAAATCTCCTTTCAACCACACAACAACAGTTAACACAATAAATTCCATACACAGTTCAGTGCATGAACCATTATTGATCCGAATGAACTCTAAAGACAATGTACAAGAGACTCAGATCTAA